One window of Candidatus Dormiibacterota bacterium genomic DNA carries:
- the pgsA gene encoding CDP-diacylglycerol--glycerol-3-phosphate 3-phosphatidyltransferase: protein MINLPTWITIVRIFLTPVLVVVLMTRVTYLETFGLSWQMIGVIVFLLASCTDYLDGWLARRRNQVTTLGILLDPIADKLLTSAAFISLVQIGVARAWMVWIIIGREFAVDGLRMIASSQGITIAASIWGKYKTVSQVVAVVLLIFGNTYLGKWDLAGDIAIWVVVVVATLSAADYFYKFSRRLGVIGAQAGPRGDGLG from the coding sequence ATGATCAACCTCCCAACCTGGATCACGATCGTCCGCATCTTTCTGACACCGGTCCTGGTCGTCGTCCTGATGACCCGCGTCACGTACCTCGAGACCTTCGGACTGTCGTGGCAGATGATCGGCGTCATCGTGTTCCTCCTGGCCTCGTGCACCGATTATCTCGACGGCTGGCTGGCGCGCAGGCGCAACCAGGTGACGACGCTCGGCATCCTCCTCGACCCGATCGCCGACAAGCTGCTCACCTCCGCCGCGTTCATCTCGCTCGTGCAGATCGGCGTGGCGCGGGCCTGGATGGTCTGGATCATCATCGGCCGCGAGTTCGCGGTGGACGGGCTGCGCATGATCGCCTCCAGCCAGGGCATCACGATCGCGGCGAGCATCTGGGGCAAATACAAGACCGTGTCGCAGGTGGTGGCCGTCGTGCTGCTCATCTTCGGGAACACCTACCTGGGGAAGTGGGACCTCGCCGGGGACATCGCGATCTGGGTCGTGGTGGTGGTGGCGACGCTGTCCGCAGCCGATTACTTCTACAAGTTCTCGAGACGGCTGGGGGTGATCGGGGCGCAAGCGGGCCCCCGGGGGGACGGTCTTGGGTAG
- a CDS encoding phosphoglucomutase/phosphomannomutase family protein produces the protein MAIRFGTDGWRAVVADGFTFDNVRAVSQAVADLLQEDGGARAPVPVGHDVRFLGPRFAETVAAVLEGNGVPAILPDGPVTTPMVSCQVVAGGAPLGVCITASHNPPEYNGFKIKAAFGGSAPPELTTRVEALLGRTPPRSGAVSGSRRSFLPAYVPRLRSVVDLALIRRNPVRAVVDSMHGSGGRILEDLVRPGRVRVTTVRWEPDPMFGGRAPEPLPDNLGPLRQAVVRLRAHIGIATDGDGDRIAACDETGRVLSPFQVFALVALHLIEHKKWRGAIARTFANTLVAERIARRFGLPFYDLPVGFKHVAKLMREQDVLIGGEESGGIGVKGFLPERDGILIGLLLLEMLSTGDPSLSRRITAMEKEYGRFFYRRVDLSTPVEAARQAVARLRQDPPARLAGLAVTGVDTLDGVKLLLGDAGWILFRGSGTEPLLRVYCEARSAAEVERLIRAGTDRLRRPTRDGGRKVAVPQRPPRVAE, from the coding sequence ATGGCGATTCGTTTCGGCACCGATGGCTGGCGCGCTGTGGTCGCGGACGGATTCACCTTCGACAACGTGCGCGCCGTGTCCCAGGCCGTCGCGGATCTGCTCCAGGAGGACGGCGGGGCGCGCGCCCCCGTGCCGGTCGGCCACGACGTCCGTTTCCTGGGCCCCCGGTTCGCCGAGACCGTCGCCGCCGTGCTCGAAGGGAACGGCGTTCCCGCGATCCTTCCCGACGGGCCGGTCACGACGCCGATGGTCTCCTGCCAGGTCGTCGCGGGCGGAGCTCCGCTCGGCGTGTGCATCACCGCCAGCCACAACCCGCCGGAGTACAACGGATTCAAGATCAAGGCCGCCTTCGGCGGCAGCGCTCCTCCCGAGCTGACGACGCGAGTCGAGGCGCTCCTGGGTCGAACACCTCCGCGCTCCGGGGCCGTTTCTGGAAGCCGCCGGTCGTTCCTGCCGGCGTACGTTCCACGCCTCCGGTCGGTGGTCGATCTCGCGCTCATCCGCAGGAACCCGGTGCGCGCCGTGGTCGACAGCATGCACGGCAGCGGCGGGCGGATCCTGGAGGACCTGGTGCGCCCCGGACGCGTCCGGGTCACGACGGTCCGCTGGGAGCCCGACCCGATGTTCGGCGGCCGGGCGCCCGAGCCGCTCCCCGACAACCTGGGGCCGTTGCGTCAGGCGGTGGTCCGGCTGCGAGCCCACATCGGCATCGCCACCGACGGCGACGGCGACCGGATCGCCGCGTGCGACGAGACCGGACGCGTCCTGTCCCCGTTCCAGGTGTTCGCGCTCGTGGCCCTGCACCTGATCGAGCACAAGAAGTGGCGCGGCGCCATCGCCCGCACCTTCGCGAACACCCTGGTCGCGGAGCGGATCGCCCGCCGCTTCGGCCTGCCGTTCTACGACCTGCCGGTCGGCTTCAAGCACGTCGCGAAGCTGATGCGGGAGCAGGACGTCCTCATCGGCGGCGAGGAAAGCGGCGGCATCGGCGTCAAGGGGTTTCTGCCGGAGCGCGACGGGATCCTGATCGGACTCCTCCTCCTCGAGATGCTCTCGACGGGGGACCCCAGTCTATCCAGGCGCATCACGGCGATGGAGAAGGAGTACGGACGGTTCTTCTACCGTCGCGTCGACCTGTCGACGCCCGTCGAGGCGGCGCGCCAGGCGGTGGCGCGTCTGCGGCAGGACCCGCCGGCGCGGCTCGCGGGCCTTGCGGTGACGGGGGTCGACACCCTGGACGGCGTCAAGCTCCTGCTGGGCGACGCGGGCTGGATCCTGTTCCGCGGGTCCGGCACCGAGCCCCTCTTGAGGGTGTATTGCGAGGCGCGCTCCGCTGCCGAGGTGGAACGTCTGATCCGGGCGGGGACGGATCGTCTGCGGAGACCGACACGCGACGGCGGCAGGAAGGTCGCCGTGCCTCAGCGGCCGCCGCGCGTGGCGGAATAG
- a CDS encoding glycosyltransferase family 39 protein — protein sequence MRSPGRPAALALTALAALFILLLLALLQPAGGLQGRYLVAGQGGVEAPVHERVDPQINFSVPQRLDAAYVFHWNQSRLGDFPRDSMPPYHIHWSGLLLAPRAGTYGFALDVHGDAHLSIDGAPVETQPDTVTERPLTAGWHALALDYSLALQGDAHLVLSWKPPGETLRPVPSGNLAPDQDAVARARVRRAIGFLLLAAAAVAVAVLAFLARREGSAAARLVTILRAERVTLALGGIIILGAMLRFHDYALVPFHHETADEYQHAWEGWTLLHDGVPKAWSTFPDRYPMEQTRDFRWFGDRYVLVWPYFDHPPLFSILVGVVVSLAQPATYLPPWDFLSCTLPVMRIVPIVLSLIGILLLYRVAREYGASERAALLGALVYATLPVIVLAHRLVKAESLLSILFLGAILAVQRHDRSGRARDAVLAGALSGLSIWSKATGIAVLVVVLVLLLSRRRYRGALLALGAACGCVLLYLLYAWALDFGIFLKIIEAQSTTKWVGPESLQDLLAGKVVVKYFGRGWYLWLLLCAAIAALRRERALLVPVAVYATVIALTADLRVIYGWYRIPLYPFLCVAAGIVLEEMLVEADLFRAFPFAITAVSTGVLYALPEWASGSESGRLAVYAFALCALAPFLVRLAFERPLTARLARASTWFLLLVFLFTSLKSVDGLLEIYSATRGGR from the coding sequence GTGAGATCACCCGGGCGGCCCGCGGCCCTCGCGCTCACGGCGCTGGCGGCTCTGTTCATCCTTCTCCTCCTCGCCCTGCTCCAGCCGGCCGGGGGACTCCAGGGGCGGTACCTGGTCGCGGGGCAGGGAGGCGTCGAGGCGCCGGTCCACGAGAGGGTCGACCCGCAGATCAATTTCTCCGTTCCGCAGAGGCTCGACGCGGCCTACGTCTTTCATTGGAACCAGAGCCGGCTGGGGGACTTCCCGCGGGACTCCATGCCGCCGTATCACATCCACTGGAGCGGGCTGCTCCTGGCGCCGCGCGCCGGGACCTACGGGTTCGCGCTCGACGTTCACGGGGACGCCCATCTGTCGATCGACGGAGCTCCGGTCGAGACCCAGCCGGACACCGTCACCGAGCGACCCCTCACCGCCGGCTGGCACGCGCTGGCGCTCGACTACAGTCTCGCGCTGCAGGGGGACGCGCACCTGGTGCTCTCCTGGAAGCCGCCGGGAGAAACCCTCCGTCCGGTCCCCTCCGGAAACCTCGCTCCGGACCAGGACGCCGTCGCCCGGGCCCGCGTCCGCCGCGCGATCGGCTTCCTCCTGCTCGCGGCCGCGGCGGTCGCTGTCGCGGTCCTCGCGTTCCTGGCCCGCAGGGAGGGCAGCGCCGCGGCGCGACTCGTGACCATCCTCCGGGCCGAGCGCGTCACGCTGGCGCTCGGCGGCATCATCATTCTGGGGGCGATGCTGCGCTTCCACGATTACGCCCTGGTCCCGTTCCATCACGAGACGGCCGACGAATACCAGCACGCCTGGGAAGGGTGGACGCTCCTGCACGACGGTGTGCCGAAGGCCTGGAGCACCTTTCCCGACCGGTACCCGATGGAGCAGACCCGTGACTTCCGCTGGTTCGGCGACCGGTACGTCCTGGTGTGGCCCTATTTCGATCATCCGCCCCTGTTCTCGATCCTCGTGGGGGTCGTGGTGTCGCTCGCGCAGCCCGCGACCTACCTGCCGCCCTGGGACTTCCTGTCGTGCACCCTTCCCGTCATGCGGATCGTGCCGATCGTCCTCAGCCTGATCGGGATTCTCCTGCTGTACCGCGTGGCGAGGGAGTACGGAGCCTCGGAACGGGCGGCGCTCCTCGGCGCGCTGGTCTACGCCACCCTGCCGGTGATCGTCCTGGCGCACAGGCTGGTGAAGGCGGAGAGTCTCCTGTCGATCCTGTTCCTGGGCGCCATCCTCGCGGTCCAGAGACACGATCGATCCGGGCGGGCGCGCGACGCCGTCCTCGCGGGAGCGCTCTCGGGGCTGTCCATCTGGAGCAAGGCGACCGGCATCGCCGTTCTCGTCGTCGTGCTGGTGCTGCTCCTGTCCCGCCGCCGCTACCGCGGCGCGCTCCTCGCGCTCGGCGCGGCGTGCGGCTGCGTCCTTCTCTATCTCCTGTACGCCTGGGCGCTCGACTTCGGCATCTTCCTGAAAATCATCGAGGCGCAGTCGACGACCAAGTGGGTCGGGCCGGAGTCGCTGCAGGACCTCCTCGCAGGCAAGGTCGTCGTCAAATACTTCGGCCGGGGCTGGTACCTCTGGCTCCTGCTGTGCGCCGCCATCGCCGCGCTGCGCCGCGAGCGCGCCCTCCTCGTCCCGGTGGCGGTCTACGCCACGGTCATCGCCCTGACCGCCGATCTCCGGGTGATCTACGGCTGGTACAGGATCCCGCTCTACCCGTTCCTGTGCGTCGCGGCGGGGATCGTGCTGGAGGAGATGCTCGTCGAGGCCGATCTCTTCCGCGCGTTCCCGTTCGCGATCACGGCCGTATCGACAGGCGTGCTGTATGCCCTCCCCGAGTGGGCCTCGGGAAGCGAATCGGGCAGGCTCGCGGTCTACGCCTTCGCGCTGTGCGCCCTGGCGCCGTTCCTCGTGCGCCTGGCGTTCGAGCGACCGCTGACCGCCCGTCTGGCGCGCGCCTCGACGTGGTTCCTCCTCCTGGTGTTCCTCTTCACCAGCCTGAAGAGCGTCGACGGCCTGCTCGAAATCTATTCCGCCACGCGCGGCGGCCGCTGA
- the add gene encoding adenosine deaminase: protein MIDAGDPREFARRIPKAEIHLHLEGAVELPTLLRIAGVTGGQADDATRGRLAGLYRHRDFPDFLQNFRRLCAELRRPEDFATIVDDLSRRLQDDNIRYAEVFCSPIIFRRAGGLSADEILDAASRSARRRERDGGPRLRFLLDGVRQFGIEGMEEVVQSAAACRQYDVIGIGMGGDEKALPTAAFAGPYREARRLGLRTTVHAGEFDGPRSVWEAIDVLGAERVGHGVRALEDPVLVGVLRERGVPLECCPTSNIRTGTVRGWETHPIGDLHRAGVRISVNSDDPALFSTSLVDEWAVLITRLGFTKEEVLAIGMRTARATFLPEIEQEALASEMARAGREAGVSP, encoded by the coding sequence GTGATTGACGCAGGCGATCCACGGGAATTCGCACGCCGCATCCCCAAAGCGGAAATCCACCTTCATCTGGAGGGTGCGGTCGAGCTCCCGACTCTCTTGCGGATCGCGGGCGTGACGGGAGGGCAGGCCGACGACGCGACGCGCGGGCGGCTGGCCGGTCTCTACCGGCACCGCGACTTCCCGGACTTCCTGCAGAACTTCCGGCGGCTGTGCGCAGAGCTGCGCCGGCCGGAGGATTTCGCGACGATCGTCGACGATCTGTCCCGTCGCCTGCAGGACGACAACATCCGCTACGCCGAGGTGTTCTGTTCCCCGATCATCTTCCGGCGCGCCGGCGGTCTGTCGGCCGATGAGATCCTCGACGCGGCGAGCCGTTCGGCCCGGCGCCGCGAGCGGGACGGGGGGCCGCGACTGCGCTTCCTGCTCGACGGCGTCCGCCAGTTCGGCATCGAAGGCATGGAGGAGGTCGTGCAGAGCGCCGCGGCCTGCAGGCAGTATGACGTGATCGGCATCGGAATGGGCGGGGACGAGAAGGCTCTGCCGACCGCCGCCTTCGCGGGTCCCTATCGGGAGGCCCGCCGTCTGGGCTTGCGCACGACCGTGCACGCGGGGGAGTTCGATGGTCCGCGCTCGGTGTGGGAGGCGATCGACGTCCTGGGGGCCGAGCGCGTCGGCCACGGCGTCCGGGCGCTGGAGGACCCGGTCCTCGTCGGCGTCCTGAGGGAACGCGGTGTCCCTTTGGAGTGCTGCCCGACGAGCAACATCAGGACCGGAACCGTGCGCGGCTGGGAGACGCATCCGATCGGAGACCTGCACCGCGCAGGCGTCAGGATCTCGGTCAACAGCGACGACCCGGCCCTGTTCTCGACGAGTCTCGTGGATGAGTGGGCCGTCCTGATCACACGTCTCGGCTTCACGAAGGAAGAGGTGCTGGCGATCGGCATGCGTACCGCCCGCGCAACCTTCCTGCCGGAGATCGAGCAGGAAGCGCTCGCCAGCGAGATGGCGCGCGCCGGCCGTGAGGCGGGAGTGAGCCCGTGA
- a CDS encoding lytic transglycosylase domain-containing protein, producing MRQAACLILAAAGLIAPILAGDDIYYRRNADGSLVLTNVPDRADLRAYTGHGPLPVTRSGEEFRELIYRTAVKHGIHPDLVFAVAAVESNFNSRAVSEKGAQGLMQLMPDTAARFGVSDPFNPADNVLGGVRYMRYLLDLFKGDSRLALAAYNAGENAVLATGSVPPYPETRRYVARILKMFGGKKPLLLAAPPRTVPLAIPTPQPIHSYTDAAGVVHFTDGAPPSPQPSPAAGP from the coding sequence ATGAGACAGGCCGCCTGCCTCATCCTGGCCGCGGCCGGTCTCATCGCCCCGATCCTCGCAGGGGACGACATCTACTATCGCCGCAACGCCGACGGCTCCCTGGTCCTCACCAACGTGCCCGACCGTGCGGATCTGCGCGCCTACACCGGGCACGGCCCGCTGCCGGTGACCCGCTCCGGCGAGGAGTTCCGCGAGCTCATCTACAGGACGGCGGTCAAGCACGGCATCCATCCCGATCTGGTGTTCGCGGTCGCCGCGGTCGAGTCGAATTTCAACTCGCGCGCGGTCTCCGAGAAGGGCGCCCAGGGGCTGATGCAGCTGATGCCCGACACGGCCGCGCGATTCGGCGTCTCCGATCCGTTCAACCCGGCCGACAATGTCCTCGGCGGCGTGCGCTACATGCGCTATCTGCTGGACCTGTTCAAGGGGGACTCGCGCCTGGCGCTGGCGGCCTACAACGCGGGCGAGAACGCCGTCCTGGCCACGGGTTCGGTCCCGCCGTATCCCGAGACCCGCCGCTATGTCGCGCGGATTCTCAAGATGTTCGGCGGCAAGAAGCCGCTGCTGCTGGCGGCGCCCCCCAGGACGGTGCCGTTGGCGATCCCGACACCGCAGCCGATCCACTCGTACACCGACGCCGCCGGTGTCGTGCACTTCACCGACGGGGCGCCGCCGAGCCCGCAGCCGTCCCCTGCGGCGGGACCCTAG